The Aspergillus nidulans FGSC A4 chromosome VII nucleotide sequence CGTTCCCGTCTCCGTCAGTGTTTCCCTCTGGTGACGCCAGCTACGCGCTCGTACTTGCTGTCCAGAAGGTTTGCAAGCTTCTGCGCCCCGTGATCTCAAAGCTTGTAATCCCACGCGTGGTAGAGCATCTGGACGATCGCGGCCAGAAGTACTTCAATGAGACGCGGTCGGCGTGGTTCGGCAAGCCGCTCGCCCAAGTCCATCCCACGGACCAGGCGAGTCTGGACGAGCTGTGGAAACTGGCCGAGACCGAGGCTGCCGTGCTGATCCATATGCTAAAAGGCCGCGACGGGAAGAAGGGCCTGTTCTTTGAGGGTGAGAAAGCAGGGTATGCGGATTTACTATTTGCCTCCCAGCTGGCATTTATAAATCGCTTTAACCCGgaactcttcaagaagtTTCTGCAACTAGGGGATGGTGAGTTCAAGACGCTATATGAGGCCTGTCTGCCGTGGCTGGAGGGGCAGGGAGAAGACAGGGAGTGGCCTGTCCCGTCGTGTTCTTCCTGAGGGAGAAAGGGTTTCTTGGGAGAGTGTATTGGTGACTTTGCAGAGCTCTTGTCTGTTTGAGAAGGCCTCAGATTACTATTATATTCTGTCGTGAAATAGACAATGGTCGAGGCTAGGACTGGGATTGAGTGTCGCACTGGCGTAGATAGAACCACCCCAGGTCACGATCGGGTCATGATACTCTAGCGTATGCCACCGCAGCTTCTGATCCCCGTACCTTCCCCTATAACAGAACGGCGTGCACATATTTATTTTCCACAAGACTGCTCGTCGAGTTGCTTATTCGGCATGAGACTGTTTTCTGAATACTGTCTAGTCAGCCGCAGCGTTCCACCGAGAATGCCCAAGGCACCAACCAGACAAGATGCGGTTCAATTGAGAACGCACAACCACAGTCTCCGTAGACGGATATAGCCGGAAAGTGATATCCAGCGCACCAATAATAGTAGGATTTTTGTGGAGCAGTGCTCTACTTACATGGAGATGCCGCGGCATGCTAGGCATTATGTGGGAGGCATCGGCCCAGCCCACCCCTCTGCCGCTGTCTTTTTTCAGCAGGGGTTGCAGAGAAAAACGTTTCGGCGCCTGGCAGTATATTTCCGGCGAGGAGAGGTGTAGAAGGGTGGTAGAGGTGAGTGGTACTGCAAGTGTGCCTGATCGTATGAGATTTCTGTAGCAGCAAATACCTTGACAAGCCGCTGGTGGCAGCCATTTTGTCAGGTAGAAAATCTCGAAAATTCCTCTACTCCAATCATTGACTGCTGCGTGTCGTGTAAACGAAGGCGAGCGCAGCATCGCAGCTCTCTATGAAACATTGGCAGTGTCGGGGATTGATCTCGGACTCAGCGCCCAAAACGTAACAAATCCGAGGTTGGGGAAATCTCCTTCATAAAGCTGCGACAGAGTCCAACGGATATACGGCATTTGCGGAACAAGGGCAGCTATCATCAGCCACAAAAGATACCCGTGGGTTTATCCCTCGTACTGAGTTGCCTCTGATACGAGTATAGCGCCGGCATGTATATGGGTATATAGGTGTATATGGGTGGGAGTGTGGTTCGAACATACCAAACGGTACCCGACAGCTGCCCTGCCGAGCTTTCTATGTTCAAGGTTAACAGAGCCAGAGATAGACGAGGAACCCAACATGAAGAACAACGCAAAAGTATCAGCTCATCGCCTTCGGCGCTCGGACTGACAGGGCTCCGACTGATAATGTCTCGTGCTGGCTAGTAGCGGGGGCTGGTGAGCTGGTGGCTGCTATAAGAGCTACGTACCAAGCCCCGGACCTCTTCACGGGTCTCAGCATATTCAGAAAACCGCTATGCCTCTTAAAGTGCTCGTAGTCGGTGCCGGTCTTGGAGGGTTGGGGGCAGCCATTGCCCTCAACCGGGCCGGCCACGATGTTCTTGTGCGTCAGATGGCGCTCATCCAAGCAGTCAAATTGAGCTAATAGTTGACCCTCTAGGTCTTCGAGCAGTCCCGATTTCTGCATGAAGTTGGAGCGGCAATCCATGTGGCCCCCAACGCTTCTCGCATCTTACAATCGTGGGAGGTGGACATGGAAGCCCTGCAGGCGGTTGAATGCATCGCAATCAAGGTCTGGGATGCACAGGGGAACTTCATCTCAACGACTGCGGTTGGTTTCATTGTCATCTATCATTGCCGATCCCCGTACACGAGGCTGATATGTGCGGAGCACAGGCGGCCCAAGACTACCGGAGCATCTCAACCTCTCTGATGCCTGGTTGCTGACCCATCGGGTGGACCTGCATAACGCGCTGCGCGCTGCGGCCGCAAAGGAAGTCAATGGCCGGCGAGTTCAGATTCGGCTGGCCTCTCGTGTCGCGACTGTGGTCGGTTACGTTGCGGGCCCTGCATTTTTACAGTAGCTGATCCCAAGCCCAGGACGCCGAAGCTGGAGCAGTCACATTTGAGGACGGATCGGTATACACCGCCGATCTGGTGATAGGAGCAGATGGAATGCACGTATGGTATCCTATCCGTAATTATACACCTCTCCTGCTGACAACTGAGGCAGTCAAGAACCGTCAGGGCCGTCATTGGAACAGACCAAAACAAACAAAGCACAGGGCAGAGCTGCTTCAGGTGTCTCATCCCCGTTTGCAAGCTGCGCAATAATTCGTTGACTTCACCACTTCTTGACAAAATCGGGCTGGACGCGACGATTGTCTTCACCAGCCCCGACCGACGGCTGGTCATGTACCCTTGTCGTGCGGGTTCGCTTCTGAACTTGGCTGGCATCCATCCATCAGACGCGATGGCCAGAACCGAGTACTCATCGTGGCTTGACTCCGGAAGCCTGGAAGATATGCTAGCAACGTATCGAGATTTCTGCCCTGAACTGCAAGAATTGTGCCGCCAGGCCGAGGATGTCAAGTTATGGAGCCTGGCATCGCGCCAGCCCCCGCCGACATTCGTGAAGGGCAAGCTGGCCTTGCTGGGCGACACTGCCCATCCGACCCTTCCACGTAAGTCAGTCCTGAACCGCGTGTCAACGCCATTCTCACCAGTGAAGACCAGGGCCAGGGCGGCGCACAATCAATCGAGGATGGCGCGGCTCTTGGGGCCATTTTCGCCCCAGATACGACCCCGGTTCAAGTGCCCAAACTGCTTGCAGTCTACAATAAGACACGCTACGACCATTCGATCACTGTCATGATTATGTCCCAGAAGCCCAATGAGCGGCGCGCAGAGATGCTAGACGAGCTGCGGCGCTACGTCCCCGACGCCCAAATCCCCCCCGACATGATCGCCTTTACCTGGAGCTCTGACCCTGCTGCGAAGGCGCGACGCTTGCTGGCGACGCACCTGCCCGAGCACACTGGGTCCCGGCTGTAGAAGGAGAAATTGATGATGAatgtgatgatgatgatgatgcagtTTGCCTAACGATCAGCTGTGCAATTGAACAATTTATATTCTCAATCTGTCAAGTAGAGATGCCGCAAGCGACGATGATACAGAAATAGGTACAAAGCCagccgagaagaaaaaaaatagaGCAAGTCTCGCCCGCTATTCTGTCGCCGTAGTCAGTTCGTCCGCTTTGCGACCGTGGATAATGTCGACCAGCGCCGGGATCTCGGTATGGCCCCAAGAGCCCTGCATGCGGTGGCACCAGCTGATGCGCTTTTCACCATCGTTGCTTCGTTCGAAAAGGAACTCGCCGCCCTGCTGCTCTGCGGCGCCGGCCTTGAGGATTTTCCCGTCCCATATGTGTTTCAGCCCCTGCCAGATGCCATCTACCACCAGGCGCGGGAGTCCTTTGGAGATGTAGCCAGGCTGGGGGCCGATCTCCCAGGTGGTGACCATCCCTAGAGTCTCGTAGAGCTTACGCGATGGATCGCAGTACATGGGGTACGGGCAGCTCGTGTGCGCAGCGTAATCCTCAATCAGGCTGGGATCGCCGCAGCCTACGATGGCGATGGATGTGCTGCCTGGCAAGCCGGACAGGACCTCAGGGGTCACGGTGGTTGACAGACGCTGAAGGTATTCTTGACAACTCTGCCCCGGTTACTGAGTTACTGAGGTAGACCATGATCTTAACTAGACGGAACATACCCCACAGAAGAAATGCCGGACGAAGACAACCAAGGTACGATCGGGATGACTGTAGACCTCGCGGAACAAGATCTCTTTGCCATTgcggtcgaggagggtgTAGCCGGAAATCTGATTCTGAGTCTCAACCGTCGGCAGCTCGTCTGCGGCTACGCCACTATTTGCCATATTTGACTAGCCGGTGGTGTTAGATGGTTTAGATGGAGCGCAGGGGAGGtggatgacggtgatgacGAAATGCGGGGACTACAGATGGTTGGGAAAGATATAGATAAATGCCCGAATCTAGGTTGAAATGACTAATACTGGCCATTGGTCGCCTAACGGGGAATATTATGCGGATTTGCAAGTAGAATATGGGGTAAACTTTTCATATCGTTTGCtttctcgtcctcttcctcttcctgctaaGATGCATTCAGCGAATGAATGTCCAGAAATATACAAATCAGTATTAGAATAAGCCCTTAGTGACTCAAAATCACCTGACAACGATACGTATTATATAGATCATGTCGTTGGTTAAGATGGtgtcgaccgtatgtgacaGCTAGCCATATATGGGACCTTCCTATTtggatatcggaactgcaagctccggctcgccgatgcttatgcagagacttcagtTATTTCCAGGTTCAaaagttatgtctcttccaactgccgtattaggctaggttgcttattatttcttATGTATTTAAACCGACctatagagctagattggaagaagcagacctTCATTTCTTTATATTATTTGACggctgatgctggtaattacgTCTAATCCGACGCTCCTTAGATGGTGTAGATGGTTAGATGGTGAAATCAAGTTAATCCGGCTTATACTCAGAATATACGGTCTTTTAGACGCATTCCGCATAGCTAGGTCATTAAGTAGAGAAGCGCCGAGTGCGCAGTAGTTTACGTTGAGTGCTCATGCTTGCGCCCTTGGTCATGTAAGAACAGTATTTCTTGAAATGTAGATTTTTCCGCAGACGTAGCTGGCTACCATATTCACCGCATGTCATCTGAAGGTCCCGTAAGATCCTGTAATAGCCAATCCACGATGCTGGGGATGAGATGTGGTACGTCCTGCATCTTGTGGGACGCTATCCAGGCCATACAGGAACGCTTCGAGAGACTATCTAAGATTGATTTTGGGAAGACAACAGGTAAAGCAGCGATCGACCGGGCTTTAGATACAAGTAGAGGATCGCTAAAAAGCAACTCAATTATCTCCTAAGTTTTTCCTCCTCCCATTTCCTTACGCGGCGGAGCCTCTTCATTTCTGTCTTGTGGCTGTTGTACACCCCGAACAGCCTGCCCACAGTCTTCCACTTTGTTGTCGTGAACAGTATCTGGAACAAAGACATGATAACAGCCACGTCCGTCGGGAGCCGGTCCCATCTTGTGAGCAGGAGATAGGCCATTGTAATCGCCTCCAGGATCgtggcggaggagaaagtCACAAAGTTGATCAGGAAGAGTCGGCGCAGAGTATTGGGCTCGCATGTAAAGAGCTTGCGAAAAAGATAAGTTAGCCTGGAGACTGTGCTTCCGAGACTGGAGAAGAGAACTGCCGCTGCGTTAGCCATGAGGAACGGAGGTTTCTCGATGACAGCCTACCCCATGTCAGTCCGACCTTGTAGGCCTGAAAGAGCCCCAGCATCCGCATCTTATTGTTGATGGGGAGGGTCATGATGAGGGCAGTTGTGCCATGTGTGGCCAGGAGCATTGCCAAATGATGGCCGATATATAGCGGCCTTATCCCATCGTCGAAGACGAGGTCAAATAATGCTGATGCCGCCAAAGAACAGCCAGACAGACTAGTGAGATCCAGGAGGGTAACGCCAGGCTCCAACGTGGCGGACCACGTGTAGCCACCCAGGTTGACGATGCATAGCGGTATTATCATGGTTGGCACCGCAACAAACTTCATTACTATCCCGACATGTACTAGTCGCAGATGGCCTTTGTCTTGCGACGGGAGCGTAGAGTAGTTCGGTCCATAGAGCGTGCTAAGACGAGATGAAGTAAAAACATATCGATGGAGGAAGCCGCAGGCAATAAAGAGGAGACAAAATAGTTGCGAGGTTGCAAAACTACCTACTCTTGCCATGGCCTGGCACTCATCCCGAGTACTAGAGGTGTACTGACTACACCCAGAAGTGTACAACCGCTCCATCGTAAGGTAGAGAGttgatctccttccagcatAGTCTGCGTTGCTTGTCTTGTCTTTATAGAGCCCGACAACCCAGTCGGACTCCGTGCCCTAGTACAGTTATCTGGTGCAGCAATTGATAAATCGAGACATAGACTAGTAGTCACCCCAGTGACGAAAACTCATCTATTTCTGGTTGCAAAATTATTATTGAACTCTCTGCAGCTCACGCAATATATCAACTTCTATATTGGTAGACGAGTCCGTCATGTTCAGAACTCGGCCGTTCTTCATCCAACATGACAAGGATAAAGATGGCCGCAGCTGTTCAGGTAGATAGCTTGCAGAAACTTCAGACACAATAGCTCTTATTGCAGAAACATCATTGAGTATAGAGCTGAACAAGAACGGGTCAAAGCACACTCGATTGATGTTGACTGGTTGCACCTGAATGAGGGTTTGCACAAATAGCTACGTCCCATCCGCTCATTAGGGCAGACTGGGTTTCATATATTGATTTAACCTACAATCTCGACGCTCCTGCACATTCGGTActgtttctcttctatctcATGCCTTATTGAAAATGCCCTTGACATCGTGATCACTGAACCAGGCAGGCAACCAGGCAGGGATACCGCCGTATGTCGAAAGTCCATTTTAGATTTGACTCTGTTGTGAATTCGGTATACTCTTTGCTCTCCAGTTCTCCAATGCATATATTGATCAGGAGACAATCATACTATGAGATTATTTGAATACCAGATATCCTGGAAATCCCCCTTTGTCTCCGCCATCTCACCTCACTAGTGAGGACGGACGTCCTCCACCTCGAGGTTCCCGGCATACGAAGGGCATGAAGTAGTGCTGCAATTGTGCTCCATGACACTTTCGTGTTGTCAATCAGCACGAACCGCAACATTGGTAGTCTACGTCTTTCCGTTTTAGGATGGTACTGTGACGCCGTTTTCGGCGACCTCGTATTCCGTCCGGATCACATCATGCCGAACGTGATCCAGCGCCATTCTGGTGACTGAAGCGAGCCATACCGCCAACCCTAGATGCAAATCATGCATCGCAGCGCGTTTATACAATTGATATAGAACATTACGGAGGCCTCGGAACCGGGTTGAGACCTGGCGAAGCCAAGTTGAGCCATCAAAGATGCACAATTTATGGCTAAGTAATGCAGTGAGTGACCATCTGCAGCATAGTAGTACTTGCTAAGATGGCGATGGACTTAGAGAAACAGACCGCCATGGTAAAAGAAAATAGATTACTTGTCTCAAGAGCCAAGCTGTCCATTCAGACTGGTTTACTGCAATAGGGcggaaatatatatatcagcCAACAGGTTACAACTGCCGCACAAAGAGTATAATCAGACACAAAAGCTTTCCAATTGATGCCACTTATCAATGGACTATTCAAGTCAACTTGATCATTTTGCCACCCAAGGTATCATCGCGCGGCTCCGGCAGCCGGGGGCCATTAATATATCCTCTATCCAAACGATCGCTATATAATACAAACAGAAATAATTACAGAGAACGGAAGATCGCCTGATGAATTAAGTCCAGGCAAAGATTATGGTATAGGAAAGGTTAGGCAGTGTCTTTTCTGCGTCGGACAGTCAGCTTCGTTGTTAGGGGCGGTAGTTGGAAGCGTCCCCATCCTGTCAGGGTTAGTCCACGAACCAACAACGAGGTTTGAGACACTTACGGTGAATTTTGGGCCGTGTAGGAAAGGGCTTTATTTCGTATTTGAGAAGCATCTCGGCGATTAGGAGCTTGAAAATGTGGGCGAAGATCCACCGGCCGGGACATTGCCGGCGGCCGTGACCAAAGACGACATAGGACTCGCTCGTATTCGTCATTGAACTTTCGCGCAGCTGAGCGGGGCTGGCACCCGGTGTATAGAAACGGTAAGGATTGTATTGGTCGGGATTGGGATATAGGTCGCTGTCGCGGTGGACGGCGTATTGCGGGATGCCGATCTTGGTTCCGTATGGGAGGAAGAGACCGTTAGGGAGCGTGGTACCCTCTGGTGCAACGACCTGGAGCAGTGTTAGCTGATGTACATGGTAAGATTGGGAAGAGCATACCATTCGGGTGGGAGAAAGAGCGTTGATGCCGTTAAACCGGAGACTCTCTTTGATCGCGCTATCAAGCAATGATGCTTGTTCCAGCTCGGCAGCAGTCCATTTCCCACAACTGCTGGCGGCAATGTTTTGGATTTCGGCTTGGAGCATGTCAATGAGACCTTCTTCGCTAGGGAAACTCAAGATATCGAGCAGAGCGCTGGTGGCGGAGATGCCGCTGGTGTGAACTCCAGGAAAGTTGATCATGAAGATCCTATACGCCAGCCACATCGTCTCGACCTCCACCGGCCATTTGCTGCGAAGCCCGGCATTGATGAGCATGTCAAGGAGACTGCCCTGCAAAGACGTTAGACTGTTCGATTCGAATGAGACCGGCTGGAAATCTTACCTGAGCCTTGAGGTTTTCCTGCAGCGCAGCCTTGTCGACGGCCTCGCGCTGCGTCTTAATCCTTGCTTCTATAAGCGGCTTCATGCGGGTGTGGAAGACACGCTCCTGCCACCGGTTCACTAGACCGACAATGGGACCAACAATGCTAGGCCGGGTCAGCAAATGAGGGTGCGGAGACaaaggaaggaggggaagatCGTACCCATGTAAaaaggaagggaaagcttTGATGACGTTTGCCCCAAACACAATGGCGTTGGAACAGTTCGTCATGGCATTGAGGAGACTCGTATCATGGCTGTTGCCGGGTCCAATGGCGAGGACATTAATCAGTCGGGGCTGCTGACTTCTCCATGGCCGAATACAGGGGAACCTCCACCCAgttgtcttcatcctcgccccAGATATCAGACAGACAGGCCCGGGCCTCATTGGCGAGGGCCTCTGCAATGGCGTCGGACTTGAGGGTCTCAGTCAGATCTTTGCTGACCagcttgacgaagaagtcgTATTTCTCCGCGAAGGCGAGGGGCCAGCTGGTGTacttgagctggaagaagtcgGAGATGTGGGCTTTGAAGCTGTACTCAGACtctttggcgaagaggacCAGGTTGGAATGCTCTCTGGGCAGGACCACTTCATCGCCCTCGTTAACGCTGGGCATAACAAAGGGCTGCTGGTTCTTTGAGTACTGCGCTGCAGGTCAGCATTTTCCTAAGAGTGGGAtaggggggggggggggggggggggaaaCTGCAACCACGGCGCATGACTGACCTTCTCATACCCCTCCTGGATGAAACTGATGGGATTGACGCCGATGAAGCGCTCGGCGGCGCGGCGGAGGacgttctgcttcttcagtAGCCCATGGGATATCCTTGGGGACTGGAGACGTCTCGAATAGCTTGACGACGATGCAGACGAGGGTGCCCACGAGGGCGGCCATcgagaagagggagacaTCGAGCTCCAGCAGCATGATTGCTGTCGAGCGCCCCGAAAACGGAAAAGGAAGCTGGACGAATCGATAGAAGATCTTTGTACAACGTCGATCCTGTGGAGGATCATCGCCAGTTGGGGCCGTGCTGGGCTCAAATACTGGGAGCCGCCCTCATTCTCTGGCCGATCAATTATTCTTATTACTATGATTCACGGATTCTCGAGTGCGAAGGAGACCACGGCCAGGAACCAAGCAGAGTCGGGGAACAATCAGGTTGTCAACCAGGTGGGATGGGATTTCCCCTGGCCCTGGGCAAACCACGGTTGGAACCCGGTAATTCGGGAGCTGATGCAAAGGCGCAGCGCCAATGGCTAGCCGGCTCAGTGGCTGATTAAGAAAGCCTGACACAGCGGAGGCTGCTTTGGTGACGCGGGATAGCCTGGCAGGAGACCGGTGCGCCACGTTCCATGGCAGACGGCATCGCTTCGGCTGGTCTGGGTCTCGAATTCATTTTTGAATGATTTGATTGCTGTGATTGTTTTCAGTGATGGAGCCAtgcaggagaaaaaaaaagtcctTATCCACTGGTCCACGCGAGCTTGAACTGACCCCATTGGTGCTGGTAGCTGGTTGTGTCATGCATTTCCCTAAAACGGATTAGTGCATTAACAGAGACTTTGGACAAGCGGGACCCTTGCTCGCTTTGAGCCAATAGTCGGCGCCACCGAACTCGACGGGTGGACATTTACCGaggcttttctttttcgaGTTGTCGCTTAGTAGTTCGCCCACGCTAGGTTGATCGATGTTGTGCGGCGCGATCCGATCTGTGACACCTAGGCTCACATCGTGTAACCAGTTCAACCACAAAATTCATTGTATGCAACGCTGAGCGGagtttatttcttttttagAGTCTATATCGAGCTGTCAAGACTCACTATGTGCAGTCGCTTTACTATCTGGCTTTTTCCAGCCGGAAATCCCCGAATTATCGTCCTTAATTTCGAGATCGAGCACCTGACTGGCAAATTCGACCTGTTCCATGCGCTCAGGCACATTTTCGAGCAATAGTACTCGGAGTAGTACCCCGATACCCATTAGCCATCGAGGCCCCGACACTGGTCTGCCATGGCTACGGCGACGCTTGCGCATTGAGGCCCAGTCACCCCTCCCAGCAAAACCTGAACGGAGATTATGAACGGCATCCATGAACCATGGATTATGTCTCATGCGTGTGGCGCTTGGCATTGGCAAGGGGGTCTTTGGACTCTTGGGCCAATTTTCTTCCTTTGGTCTGGGTCCCACTGATCAGCGCCTTGGACGACAAGTCACAGACTCAGCGCACAACCCCCCCCATCAATCCTCCTTCAATCGCCCCTTTCTTGCCCAGCCTGCTGTGCCTTCTTGGTGTTTGCAGTCCGGCCCAAAACTCGCGCTTTCCTGTCCGTGGACATGAATTGAACTGCCCAAGGTCGTGACGAGTGCCTGTGATTATCGACTGCTGCCCCCGGCGCAAGACATGATCCCCTTTAAGGCGATGTCGATGCCAGCTTAGAACGCAGGCCGGACCCCGTCGACTGTCAGCAGCTGCTATGCCTGTTCAGCGACGACTTCGCAAGTCACCGCTCGAATGCGCCCAATGTGCCGAGGGCCAGATGGAGGTATGCTTTtcatcttgtcttgtctCCTCCCGTCATTATTGTTCCCCCCGCCAGGATTGCTGCTAACACCGCCCCCTTCCGCGAAGTGTTCCAAGGCCCGTCCCCAGTGCGACGAATGCAAGTCCCAGCACTTGACGTGTCGTTATCGTGACCAGAAACCAGCCCCCTACAGGACGAaggccgccgcggccgccgaATCTCCCGTCtactcctccccttctcctaCTATCTATCACCGCCAGTCGAACGCTAGTTCTACGTCAACCTCGTCACAGTCCACCGAGTCAAATACTTCCACCGAATCAAACACCTCCTCCGAGTCACGGAACGATGAGTGCGCCGAGGCCCCCGAGAAGCCCGAGTCCTGCCACGTGCAAGGCTCGGGTCTGGGCGATGTACGGCTGTGGGATAATTGGCGCTCCTCAACCGAGCGATCGCTAATACACAATAAGAGCAAAGACCAGTCATGGCAGGTGCTCATCCGGCGCGAGTCGGACCGATACCCAGCGCTGCGCCACAGCACGCTGGCTCTGTCCGCTATCCAGCTTGCATATACCAGCGAAGCTGGCTCGGACAAGCGGAAGGCTTACTTGCAGGAGGCTGATGCGCACTACAGTCAAGCTGTGGCTGCGGTCACCCCGGTTGCCGAAAAGCCCTCTGGGTCTCGGTGCAACGCGGCCTTTTCTACCGCCAGTATTCTGCTGATGTATGAACTGGCGTCCGCTTCGCTGGCCGAAGGCGGGGATAAATCGAGTCCGCGAAAGGATGATGAACAAGGAACGTCGTCACCATCACTGCATAAACTACTCGACATGTTCAACACTGTGCGAGGGTTATCGTCCAGTTCAGAGGTGATCGATAAGGTCGAAAGGGGCGAACTGAAGGCCCTCTTCACCCAAACTGACCCCTACCACCAGCTTCCAAGCACTTATACCCTGACTATACTTGCCATGCGAAATCTCAATAACGCCAGCGCAAAGAAAGACCCGTCTCACGAAACCAGCATCTATGACGACGCGATTTCAAAACTTGACCGATCACTAGAAATGCTCAGTAAAGGGGGCGAACCGACCATGATTGCTCTGCGGTGGCTGTTCCGCCTCCCATCTCGATACCTCGACCTAGTCCGTGAGCAGCAACCGCTGGCCCTTACCATCTTCGCACATTACTGTGcggttcttcatcatctccgtGATCGATGGTGGATG carries:
- a CDS encoding uncharacterized protein (transcript_id=CADANIAT00009328); translation: MATSEPEPVHFFDLYSDLPGPAKSWSPNTLGVRAVLNFKGIPYTQSWISYPDIKPLITGLGLPPNREGIPYTLPAIIHRSSVTSNPNGALMDSLPIVLHLDKTFPSPSVFPSGDASYALVLAVQKVCKLLRPVISKLVIPRVVEHLDDRGQKYFNETRSAWFGKPLAQVHPTDQASLDELWKLAETEAAVLIHMLKGRDGKKGLFFEGEKAGYADLLFASQLAFINRFNPELFKKFLQLGDGEFKTLYEACLPWLEGQGEDREWPVPSCSS
- a CDS encoding uncharacterized protein (transcript_id=CADANIAT00009329); the protein is MPLKVLVVGAGLGGLGAAIALNRAGHDVLVFEQSRFLHEVGAAIHVAPNASRILQSWEVDMEALQAVECIAIKVWDAQGNFISTTAHLNLSDAWLLTHRVDLHNALRAAAAKEVNGRRVQIRLASRVATVDAEAGAVTFEDGSVYTADLVIGADGMHSRTVRAVIGTDQNKQSTGQSCFRCLIPVCKLRNNSLTSPLLDKIGLDATIVFTSPDRRLVMYPCRAGSLLNLAGIHPSDAMARTEYSSWLDSGSLEDMLATYRDFCPELQELCRQAEDVKLWSLASRQPPPTFVKGKLALLGDTAHPTLPHQGQGGAQSIEDGAALGAIFAPDTTPVQVPKLLAVYNKTRYDHSITVMIMSQKPNERRAEMLDELRRYVPDAQIPPDMIAFTWSSDPAAKARRLLATHLPEHTGSRL
- a CDS encoding peroxiredoxin-like family protein (transcript_id=CADANIAT00009330), which produces MANSGVAADELPTVETQNQISGYTLLDRNGKEILFREVYSHPDRTLVVFVRHFFCGSCQEYLQRLSTTVTPEVLSGLPGSTSIAIVGCGDPSLIEDYAAHTSCPYPMYCDPSRKLYETLGMVTTWEIGPQPGYISKGLPRLVVDGIWQGLKHIWDGKILKAGAAEQQGGEFLFERSNDGEKRISWCHRMQGSWGHTEIPALVDIIHGRKADELTTATE
- a CDS encoding uncharacterized protein (transcript_id=CADANIAT00009331), which gives rise to MIIPLCIVNLGGYTWSATLEPGVTLLDLTSLSGCSLAASALFDLVFDDGIRPLYIGHHLAMLLATHGTTALIMTLPINNKMRMLGLFQAYKVGLTWALYMRAQYSAPTLPDQLCDFLLRHDPGGDYNGLSPAHKMGPAPDGRGCYHVFVPDTVHDNKVEDCGQAVRGVQQPQDRNEEAPPRKEMGGGKT
- a CDS encoding protein CYP646A1 (transcript_id=CADANIAT00009332); this translates as MLLELDVSLFSMAALVGTLVCIVVKLFETSPVPKDIPWATEEAERPPPRRRALHRRQSHQFHPGGYSKNQQPFVMPSVNEGDEVVLPREHSNLVLFAKESEYSFKAHISDFFQLKYTSWPLAFAEKYDFFVKLVSKDLTETLKSDAIAEALANEARACLSDIWGEDEDNWVEVPLYSAMENHDTSLLNAMTNCSNAIVFGANVIKAFPSFLHGIVGPIVGLVNRWQERVFHTRMKPLIEARIKTQREAVDKAALQENLKAQGSLLDMLINAGLRSKWPVEVETMWLAYRIFMINFPGVHTSGISATSALLDILSFPSEEGLIDMLQAEIQNIAASSCGKWTAAELEQASLLDSAIKESLRFNGINALSPTRMVVAPEGTTLPNGLFLPYGTKIGIPQYAVHRDSDLYPNPDQYNPYRFYTPGASPAQLRESSMTNTSESYVVFGHGRRQCPGRWIFAHIFKLLIAEMLLKYEIKPFPTRPKIHRWGRFQLPPLTTKLTVRRRKDTA
- a CDS encoding uncharacterized protein (transcript_id=CADANIAT00009333), with translation MPVQRRLRKSPLECAQCAEGQMECSKARPQCDECKSQHLTCRYRDQKPAPYRTKAAAAAESPVYSSPSPTIYHRQSNASSTSTSSQSTESNTSTESNTSSESRNDECAEAPEKPESCHVQGSGLGDVRLWDNWRSSTERSLIHNKSKDQSWQVLIRRESDRYPALRHSTLALSAIQLAYTSEAGSDKRKAYLQEADAHYSQAVAAVTPVAEKPSGSRCNAAFSTASILLMYELASASLAEGGDKSSPRKDDEQGTSSPSLHKLLDMFNTVRGLSSSSEVIDKVERGELKALFTQTDPYHQLPSTYTLTILAMRNLNNASAKKDPSHETSIYDDAISKLDRSLEMLSKGGEPTMIALRWLFRLPSRYLDLVREQQPLALTIFAHYCAVLHHLRDRWWMGDWGCRLVKEISQLLGPERLGSILWASDIVGIQT